The Roseofilum casamattae BLCC-M143 genome includes a region encoding these proteins:
- a CDS encoding response regulator: protein MSPPRVLVIDDDDGVREIIQISLEAAAGWDVAVAASGREGVEMAIATQPDAILLDMMMPDMDGRATYQVLQNRAETARIPTILLTAKAKSSEKQQFIQELGVTGVITKPFDARGLVQQICELLDWEIL from the coding sequence ATGAGTCCGCCACGAGTATTGGTCATTGACGATGACGATGGAGTCCGCGAGATTATTCAGATCTCCCTCGAAGCCGCAGCAGGATGGGATGTGGCCGTTGCTGCGTCCGGACGGGAAGGAGTAGAGATGGCGATCGCTACCCAACCTGATGCGATTCTACTCGATATGATGATGCCCGATATGGATGGTAGGGCAACCTATCAGGTCCTGCAAAATCGCGCCGAAACCGCACGAATTCCCACGATTTTGCTGACCGCGAAGGCCAAAAGTAGCGAAAAACAACAGTTTATTCAGGAATTGGGAGTAACGGGAGTAATTACGAAGCCGTTTGATGCTAGAGGTTTGGTGCAACAGATTTGCGAGTTATTAGATTGGGAAATACTATAA
- a CDS encoding response regulator, with translation MKILLVEDDRALAELLHHELSDRHYLVDFAADGQSGWQLAEGLAYDLILLDIGLPKLNGIEFCQQRRERGDRTPILLMTSQESSQQKVTGLDAGADDYLIKPFQLDELLARIRALLRRGDDTRLPVLAWDKLRLDPNQCQVTYDRSPLKLTAKEYELLELFLRHPQQIFSKSALLDRLWLFEDPPSDNAVRTHIKSLRQKLKKAGDDGNTIETIYGLGYRLNPALESSSSSTQHPAEVSPEFLPIWRRYQPHYCDRLQTIQTVLCDLEKSPQWRDRLKLAIREAHTLAGSLGSFGLNQLSQTAGTIETALQNASAPDGLAIALSPHMKELYRGLCQTTQSTLQVMPNATRPSLPESPQLLIVEADIPFNQSLSAEAERARFNPHLVTTLEEAKTMFFSQRSLGKELPDLVLLDLALPQTSKTEILRWISQLAEYPIPVVVLADDDTLENRVAVVRAGGQGFLYKPISPQKAIASLEPWIKPEGCTSPHLLIVDDDRQLLDYLQQILAPWGLHSTLLGDPQQFWAYLKKVQPNLILLDIEMPEVSGIELCQVLRNDPQWMSLPVLFLSSHGDPETIERVFWAGGDDYIQKPIVEPQLIARIFNRLERLFATRRRSIKKG, from the coding sequence ATGAAAATTTTGCTGGTGGAAGACGATCGCGCCTTGGCAGAACTACTGCACCACGAACTGAGCGATCGCCATTACCTCGTGGATTTTGCTGCTGACGGCCAGTCAGGATGGCAATTAGCCGAAGGATTAGCCTACGACCTAATCTTACTCGATATTGGTTTGCCGAAATTAAACGGCATTGAGTTTTGCCAACAACGACGAGAACGAGGCGATCGCACGCCCATCTTATTAATGACCTCCCAAGAGTCGAGCCAACAAAAAGTCACGGGTTTAGATGCTGGAGCGGATGACTACTTGATCAAACCCTTCCAGCTAGACGAACTCCTCGCTCGGATTCGGGCCCTATTGCGTCGGGGAGATGACACGCGGTTGCCCGTGCTCGCTTGGGACAAGTTGCGCCTCGATCCAAATCAATGCCAAGTGACTTACGATCGCTCTCCTCTCAAACTCACTGCCAAAGAATACGAACTGCTCGAACTATTTCTGCGCCATCCCCAACAAATTTTTAGCAAGAGCGCTCTGCTCGATCGCCTCTGGCTCTTTGAAGATCCTCCCTCAGACAATGCCGTTCGCACTCATATTAAAAGTTTGCGCCAAAAGCTGAAGAAAGCCGGAGATGATGGCAATACCATCGAAACCATTTATGGATTGGGATATCGGCTCAATCCTGCCTTAGAGTCCAGTTCCAGTTCAACCCAGCATCCGGCTGAGGTTTCCCCAGAGTTTCTCCCCATTTGGCGACGCTACCAACCTCACTATTGCGATCGCCTGCAAACCATCCAAACTGTTCTTTGCGATCTCGAAAAATCTCCGCAATGGCGCGATCGCCTGAAACTCGCCATCCGCGAAGCCCATACCCTCGCCGGTTCCCTCGGAAGTTTTGGTTTAAACCAGCTCTCGCAAACCGCAGGAACCATCGAAACCGCCCTACAAAATGCCTCCGCTCCCGATGGTTTGGCCATCGCCCTATCTCCTCACATGAAGGAGTTGTATCGAGGGTTGTGTCAAACCACCCAATCCACCCTCCAAGTCATGCCTAATGCGACTCGTCCATCCTTGCCCGAGTCTCCGCAACTGTTAATTGTAGAAGCCGATATTCCCTTCAATCAATCCTTATCTGCCGAGGCCGAGCGCGCGCGGTTCAACCCACACCTGGTAACGACTTTGGAAGAAGCCAAAACTATGTTTTTCTCCCAGCGATCGCTGGGTAAGGAACTGCCCGATCTCGTCCTGCTCGATCTCGCCTTACCGCAAACCTCGAAAACGGAAATCCTCCGCTGGATTTCGCAACTGGCCGAATACCCAATACCGGTGGTCGTTTTAGCCGATGACGATACCCTCGAGAACCGAGTCGCCGTAGTCCGAGCGGGAGGCCAAGGCTTTCTGTATAAACCCATTTCACCGCAAAAGGCGATCGCATCCCTAGAGCCATGGATTAAACCCGAAGGTTGTACCTCACCTCACCTCCTCATCGTTGATGACGATCGCCAACTTTTAGACTACTTGCAACAGATTCTTGCTCCTTGGGGCTTGCACAGCACCCTTCTGGGTGACCCGCAACAGTTTTGGGCTTATTTAAAAAAAGTACAGCCCAATCTCATTTTGCTGGACATTGAAATGCCGGAAGTGAGCGGTATTGAATTATGTCAAGTCTTGCGTAATGACCCGCAATGGATGTCCCTTCCCGTGTTATTTCTCTCCAGTCATGGAGATCCAGAAACCATCGAGCGGGTATTTTGGGCGGGAGGAGACGATTATATTCAAAAACCCATTGTCGAACCTCAATTAATTGCCCGCATTTTTAACCGTTTAGAGCGATTGTTTGCTACCAGAAGACGAAGCATTAAGAAGGGATAA
- a CDS encoding M20 metallopeptidase family protein produces the protein MISSTLIPPSIDIEAVRLEIRALQPKLVQWRRHIHQYPELGFQEQLTSTFVCKKLSEWGIDYEAGIAKTGVVATIPGSASGPVLAIRADMDALPIHELNQVPYRSQHANTMHACGHDGHIAIALGTACYLAKHRQKFSGTVKLIFQPAEEGPGGAKPMIEAGVLKNPDVDGLIGLHLWNNLPIGQMAVRGGPLMAAVESFKLHILGKGGHGAMPDQTVDSVIVGAHIVNALQTIISRNVNPLQSAVITVGEFHAGTRHNVIADSANLSGTVRYFDPQFEGYLQQRIEATIASICQMHGATYDLNYWQQYPATINDPAMAGFVRSVAEEVAENSDAIIDYQTMAAEDVSFFLRAVPGCYVLLGSANRDRNLAYPHHHPRFDFDENIMQMGVELFVRCVEQFSSQGKV, from the coding sequence TTAATTCCTCCCTCAATCGATATCGAAGCAGTTCGACTAGAAATTAGAGCCTTACAACCGAAATTAGTGCAGTGGCGAAGACACATTCATCAATACCCCGAACTGGGATTTCAAGAACAACTAACTTCAACATTTGTCTGTAAAAAATTAAGTGAATGGGGGATCGATTATGAAGCGGGGATCGCTAAAACTGGCGTGGTAGCAACGATCCCCGGTAGCGCCTCCGGACCGGTCTTGGCCATTCGCGCGGATATGGATGCTCTGCCGATCCATGAGTTGAATCAAGTCCCCTACCGATCGCAACATGCCAATACGATGCACGCCTGCGGTCACGACGGTCATATCGCGATCGCTCTCGGAACCGCCTGCTATTTAGCCAAACACCGGCAAAAGTTTTCCGGAACCGTAAAACTCATTTTCCAGCCCGCAGAAGAAGGGCCGGGTGGCGCTAAACCCATGATCGAAGCTGGGGTACTCAAGAATCCGGATGTCGATGGCTTGATTGGTTTGCACCTCTGGAATAATCTCCCCATCGGTCAAATGGCCGTACGCGGCGGCCCCCTGATGGCAGCAGTTGAATCATTTAAACTGCATATTTTGGGGAAAGGCGGTCATGGAGCCATGCCCGATCAAACAGTAGATTCCGTTATCGTTGGCGCTCATATCGTTAACGCGCTGCAAACGATTATCTCGCGCAATGTGAATCCTCTCCAGTCTGCCGTCATTACTGTTGGCGAGTTTCATGCGGGGACGCGACATAATGTGATCGCCGATAGTGCCAACCTTAGCGGAACGGTACGCTACTTCGATCCGCAATTTGAAGGATACTTACAGCAGCGGATTGAAGCGACCATTGCCAGTATTTGCCAAATGCATGGCGCAACATACGATCTCAACTACTGGCAGCAATATCCAGCAACCATTAACGATCCGGCCATGGCTGGGTTCGTCCGCTCTGTCGCTGAAGAGGTCGCCGAAAACTCTGACGCAATTATTGACTATCAAACCATGGCCGCCGAAGATGTCTCGTTCTTTCTGCGAGCGGTTCCGGGATGCTACGTTTTGCTCGGTTCTGCCAACCGCGATCGCAATTTAGCCTATCCCCATCACCATCCTCGATTCGACTTTGACGAAAATATTATGCAAATGGGAGTGGAGTTATTCGTCCGATGTGTCGAGCAATTTTCCAGTCAGGGAAAAGTATAG
- a CDS encoding PAS domain S-box protein, translated as MVVPHDLDNRLEPSNSTRATHHPRPNFTHRTATVGEQQQIFAALRQVILRIDLKLQEVNVIAPGPQSPEVELTLNQLNQTENQHLIAAIEHAITTQSCQYLQYTSIDSLGKPHYFRAEISPYTESTVLWVASEIAPNSRCYTNSSYPRPLLAEITLKIRQSLDLDEILQTTVREVRQFLQSDRALILQMQSHHTGIVTHESALPGWQSLLDQQIVDRCLSSYKSEYLQGKISSIFDTRSLKMESCYRDFLDYFQVQANLVIPIFSQEQLWGFLILHQCAIPRMWQPWEIDFLEQLSDRVGMAIAQSTMLERLKNIAGQLSLHVHNSPLAAIEWDREFRITQWSSQAEQMFGWSCEEICGTYWSNIPFIFPEDLHLFRESLFRLIDGSQDREICAHRNLTASGNIIYCEWYHSVLRDDEGNVLSILSLGQDVSDRKQAEIALSESEARFRIAFEQSPIGMILKNLDGGPIRINQAYRNLLGYSLEELKELPARYFTHPDDLDLDREYYQDLLTDNISEFTVEKRLINRQGKTVYTLEKVTLIYDSYDRPLHIIGQAIDLTERKVVEESLKASEERWLLAIRGNNDGIWDWDVQSDRVFFSPRWKEMLGFREDEIGNSVNEWSDRVHPEDLPEAIRTIRQHFDRKTPFYINEHRLRCKDGSYKWILDRGQALWDEANNVIRMVGSHTDISDRKQTEAALRQSEARYSSLTNDVLDRSAVGIFILDAQFQVVWINRAIEEFFGVRREHIIGRDKRQLIRDRIQYLFADPAQFSQTVIATYENNTYIEHFECHIVGGPHHRERWLEHLSQPIQSGLYAGGRIEHYTEISDRKRNEAELHRLNRALKTISNCNQALVRATSETDLLDRICNILITVGGYDFAWAGRLHDNPHQSIEAIAKSDNETRYLDRLHLSWSDASNGQHPTEIAARSGQTCVFQNIVSNPKDSHWQTQAAQHGYRSCIALPLQNEQRTFAVLNLYSARADTFDSSEVKLLWELAEDVTYGITALNTHRAHFESEAKFRQLADNIDDVFWMTTASLEEMLYVSPAYEKIWGRTQQSLYDVPQSFMDAIHPSDRGSVRAVLQGLLEQSFDIEYRIVRPDGSIRWIWDRGFPILDDRGRPYRRAGIAKDITNRKYTEELLRRTNERLESHVIQRTAELANANARLTEELQQRLQSEAILQEAERRWRTLLENVRLLVVGLDRQGTIEYVNPFFLELTGYGHQEILGKNWFEMLVPARSRSTVYRTFAELFQPNGETHHQQILLTRSGEEKTIAWNSTLLHNARGEAIATMSIGEDITERYAIERMKDEFISVVSHELRTPLTSIHGGLNLLSSGLVDPSSERGRHVIGIAAESAERLVRLVNDILELERLESGKIRLVTDRISAMELLHLAREQLQLMASRAGVSLQVVDCEDILFEADFDRMLQVVTNLVSNGIKFSEPGDTVWLRIELGRSRAVTFAIADEGRGIPEDKLESIFERFNQVDASDSRRKGGTGLGLAICRSIIEQHGGRIWVESQLERGSCFFVSIPR; from the coding sequence ATGGTCGTTCCTCATGACTTAGACAATCGACTCGAACCCAGTAATTCAACTCGGGCAACCCATCACCCAAGACCCAACTTTACTCATCGCACTGCCACTGTTGGCGAGCAGCAGCAAATTTTCGCCGCACTGAGACAAGTTATCCTGCGGATCGATCTAAAATTGCAAGAGGTGAATGTCATCGCACCAGGACCGCAAAGTCCAGAAGTTGAATTAACTTTAAACCAACTTAATCAAACCGAAAATCAGCACTTAATTGCAGCAATTGAGCACGCTATTACGACTCAATCTTGCCAATATTTGCAATATACTTCAATTGATTCTCTGGGCAAGCCGCACTACTTTCGTGCAGAAATTTCTCCTTATACCGAGAGCACCGTTCTTTGGGTCGCCTCCGAGATCGCTCCAAACTCAAGATGTTATACCAATTCCTCTTATCCCAGACCTTTACTTGCGGAAATTACCCTGAAAATTCGCCAGTCTCTGGATTTAGATGAAATTCTGCAAACGACAGTTAGGGAAGTTCGGCAATTCTTGCAGAGCGATCGCGCATTAATTTTACAGATGCAATCTCATCATACTGGAATCGTCACTCACGAATCTGCATTACCGGGGTGGCAATCCTTACTCGACCAGCAAATTGTCGATCGTTGTTTAAGTTCTTATAAATCGGAGTACTTGCAGGGAAAAATTAGCTCGATCTTCGATACTCGCTCCTTAAAGATGGAATCGTGCTATCGAGATTTTCTCGACTATTTCCAAGTGCAAGCTAACTTAGTTATTCCTATTTTTAGTCAAGAACAACTCTGGGGATTTTTGATTCTCCATCAATGTGCCATTCCCCGCATGTGGCAGCCTTGGGAAATTGATTTTCTCGAGCAACTAAGCGATCGCGTTGGCATGGCGATCGCCCAATCCACCATGCTCGAGCGACTCAAGAATATTGCCGGGCAATTATCGCTCCACGTGCATAACTCGCCCTTAGCCGCCATCGAGTGGGATCGAGAATTTCGGATTACTCAATGGTCATCGCAAGCCGAACAAATGTTTGGTTGGAGCTGCGAGGAGATTTGCGGAACCTATTGGTCGAATATTCCGTTTATTTTCCCCGAAGATTTACATCTATTTCGCGAAAGTTTATTTCGTTTAATTGATGGGAGCCAAGACCGAGAAATTTGCGCTCATCGAAACCTGACAGCCTCGGGTAACATTATTTATTGTGAATGGTATCATTCCGTGCTGCGAGATGATGAAGGTAATGTCCTCTCTATTCTTTCTCTGGGTCAAGATGTTAGCGATCGCAAACAAGCAGAAATCGCCCTAAGTGAGAGCGAGGCGCGCTTTCGCATCGCCTTCGAGCAATCTCCCATTGGCATGATACTGAAAAACTTGGATGGAGGGCCCATCCGAATTAATCAAGCCTATCGTAACTTATTAGGCTATTCTCTAGAAGAACTCAAAGAACTACCCGCTCGCTACTTTACCCATCCCGACGATCTCGACTTAGATCGGGAATATTACCAGGATTTACTAACGGATAATATTTCTGAGTTTACAGTAGAAAAACGGTTGATTAATCGACAAGGAAAAACCGTATATACCCTAGAAAAAGTAACGTTAATTTATGACAGTTACGATCGCCCACTACACATTATCGGTCAAGCGATCGATCTGACCGAAAGAAAAGTCGTGGAAGAATCTCTCAAAGCGAGCGAAGAACGATGGCTGCTGGCAATTCGCGGCAATAATGATGGCATTTGGGATTGGGACGTGCAAAGCGATCGCGTTTTCTTTTCGCCTCGTTGGAAAGAAATGCTCGGCTTTCGCGAAGATGAAATCGGGAACTCAGTTAACGAATGGAGCGATCGCGTTCATCCCGAGGATTTACCGGAGGCAATTCGCACTATTCGCCAGCATTTCGATCGCAAAACTCCCTTTTATATTAACGAGCATCGCTTGCGCTGCAAAGATGGCAGCTATAAATGGATTCTCGACCGAGGTCAAGCCTTGTGGGATGAGGCAAACAATGTTATCAGAATGGTCGGGTCTCATACCGATATTAGCGATCGCAAGCAAACCGAAGCAGCTCTGCGCCAAAGCGAAGCCCGATACAGTTCTTTAACGAATGATGTTTTAGACCGCTCGGCCGTCGGTATTTTTATTTTAGACGCGCAATTTCAAGTCGTTTGGATTAATCGAGCGATCGAAGAATTTTTTGGCGTTCGGCGAGAGCATATTATCGGTCGAGACAAACGACAGCTGATTCGCGATCGCATTCAATATTTATTTGCCGATCCCGCTCAATTTTCCCAAACCGTAATTGCAACCTATGAAAATAATACTTATATCGAGCATTTTGAATGTCATATTGTCGGCGGACCTCATCACCGAGAGCGATGGTTAGAACACTTGAGCCAACCGATCCAATCCGGACTCTATGCAGGTGGGAGAATCGAACACTATACCGAAATTAGCGATCGCAAACGCAATGAAGCCGAACTGCATCGCCTCAACCGCGCCCTGAAAACCATCAGTAACTGCAACCAAGCCCTAGTGCGCGCCACCTCAGAAACCGACCTGCTCGATCGCATCTGCAATATTTTAATTACCGTTGGCGGTTACGATTTCGCTTGGGCAGGCCGCTTACACGACAACCCCCATCAAAGCATCGAGGCGATCGCCAAATCCGATAATGAAACTAGATATCTCGACCGTCTCCACCTGAGCTGGAGCGACGCTAGCAACGGGCAACACCCTACCGAAATTGCTGCCCGCAGCGGCCAAACCTGCGTTTTCCAAAATATTGTCAGCAACCCGAAAGACAGCCACTGGCAAACCCAAGCCGCCCAACACGGCTATCGCTCCTGCATTGCGCTCCCCTTACAAAACGAACAGCGAACCTTTGCCGTGCTCAATCTCTATTCGGCTCGTGCTGATACCTTCGACTCCTCCGAAGTCAAACTACTCTGGGAATTGGCAGAAGATGTCACCTACGGAATTACCGCCTTAAACACCCATCGCGCTCACTTTGAAAGCGAAGCAAAATTTCGCCAACTGGCAGACAATATTGATGATGTCTTCTGGATGACAACAGCTTCTTTGGAAGAAATGCTTTACGTGAGTCCAGCCTATGAAAAAATTTGGGGACGCACCCAGCAAAGCCTGTATGATGTGCCACAATCATTTATGGACGCTATTCATCCCAGCGATCGCGGATCTGTCCGTGCCGTCCTGCAAGGATTGTTGGAGCAGAGCTTCGATATTGAATATCGCATTGTCCGACCCGATGGCTCCATCCGCTGGATCTGGGATCGAGGGTTCCCTATTTTAGACGATCGGGGCCGCCCCTATCGACGGGCGGGGATTGCCAAAGATATTACCAACCGCAAGTATACCGAAGAACTCTTGCGCCGCACTAACGAACGCTTGGAAAGCCATGTCATCCAACGAACGGCCGAGTTAGCGAATGCCAATGCTCGCTTAACCGAAGAATTGCAACAGCGACTGCAAAGCGAAGCCATCTTGCAAGAAGCAGAACGGCGCTGGCGCACCTTATTGGAAAATGTCCGCTTGTTGGTCGTCGGTCTCGATCGCCAAGGAACTATTGAATATGTTAATCCGTTTTTCCTCGAATTAACCGGGTATGGTCATCAGGAAATTTTAGGAAAAAACTGGTTTGAGATGCTGGTTCCAGCTCGCAGCCGCTCCACAGTCTATCGTACCTTTGCCGAGTTATTTCAGCCCAATGGGGAAACTCACCATCAGCAGATATTATTGACCCGATCGGGAGAAGAGAAAACCATTGCCTGGAACTCTACCCTATTGCATAATGCCAGAGGTGAGGCGATCGCGACCATGAGTATTGGCGAAGATATTACCGAACGTTATGCGATCGAGCGGATGAAAGACGAATTTATTTCCGTTGTCAGTCACGAACTGCGTACTCCTTTGACCTCCATTCATGGAGGGTTAAATTTGCTCTCCAGCGGTTTGGTCGATCCCAGTTCCGAACGCGGCCGCCACGTGATTGGTATTGCTGCCGAAAGTGCAGAGCGTTTAGTCCGATTAGTCAACGATATTTTAGAGCTGGAGCGGCTGGAATCGGGTAAAATTCGGTTGGTGACCGACCGAATCTCGGCAATGGAATTATTGCATTTGGCTCGAGAGCAATTGCAGCTCATGGCGAGCCGAGCGGGAGTGAGTTTGCAGGTTGTCGATTGTGAAGATATCCTCTTCGAGGCAGATTTCGATCGGATGCTCCAAGTCGTCACGAATTTGGTCAGTAATGGGATTAAGTTTTCCGAACCCGGAGATACGGTATGGTTAAGGATAGAGTTGGGTCGCTCTAGAGCAGTAACCTTTGCGATCGCCGATGAAGGTCGGGGTATTCCTGAAGATAAGCTAGAGTCAATTTTTGAACGATTTAATCAGGTCGATGCATCGGACTCCCGGCGTAAGGGAGGAACCGGCTTAGGCTTAGCCATTTGTCGCAGTATTATCGAACAACATGGAGGACGCATTTGGGTAGAAAGCCAGTTAGAGCGCGGTAGTTGTTTTTTTGTCTCAATTCCGAGATAA
- a CDS encoding alpha/beta hydrolase family protein: MTDYPLDTSNIPAEKLAVVKYLAEFAVRPMFRTPVHKQPDEYGITNYEDIFFSSADGVPLEGWLIRAEGSNKLIIANHPMPMSRSGFTGHWGEPWSGVDDLEIDFVKAYIHLVNAGYNVLAYDLRNHGNSGAANGGICGIGRYEWRDCIGAKQYVDAHPELKDMTLGLLSRCTGANAQYEAIHRHPELFENVKCMMSPLPVSMTALMTSFATLQGVGEYMDVMDFEQVKLGGFKNSEMTPHLFAPSVKMPVFMTQVLEDLWTDNPADGQKTFDLLGSEEKELFWIEGTTRRFDGYNYFGNKPEKMIAWFDKYMKD, encoded by the coding sequence ATGACAGACTACCCACTAGATACAAGCAATATTCCAGCAGAGAAACTCGCAGTTGTTAAATACCTAGCAGAGTTTGCCGTGCGTCCTATGTTTAGAACGCCAGTACATAAGCAACCCGATGAATACGGCATCACGAATTATGAAGATATCTTCTTCTCCTCTGCTGATGGCGTCCCCCTTGAAGGCTGGTTGATTCGTGCTGAGGGTTCTAATAAGTTAATTATCGCCAATCATCCCATGCCCATGAGCCGCTCCGGCTTTACCGGTCACTGGGGCGAGCCTTGGAGTGGTGTTGACGATCTTGAGATCGATTTTGTCAAAGCTTACATTCACTTGGTAAACGCTGGATACAATGTCTTAGCCTATGACTTGCGCAATCATGGCAATAGCGGAGCCGCCAATGGTGGTATCTGCGGGATCGGACGCTACGAATGGAGAGATTGTATCGGAGCGAAGCAATATGTTGATGCTCATCCGGAACTCAAAGATATGACTCTTGGTTTGCTCAGTCGTTGTACTGGGGCAAATGCTCAATATGAAGCGATTCATCGGCATCCAGAATTATTTGAAAATGTCAAATGCATGATGAGTCCTTTACCCGTTTCGATGACGGCGTTAATGACATCATTTGCGACACTCCAAGGAGTTGGAGAATACATGGATGTAATGGACTTCGAGCAAGTTAAGCTGGGTGGATTCAAGAATAGCGAAATGACTCCTCATCTGTTTGCTCCTTCAGTAAAAATGCCCGTGTTCATGACTCAGGTTCTTGAAGACTTATGGACGGACAATCCTGCCGATGGTCAAAAAACCTTCGATTTATTAGGTTCGGAAGAAAAGGAACTGTTTTGGATTGAGGGAACCACTAGACGCTTTGATGGCTACAATTACTTTGGCAACAAGCCCGAAAAAATGATCGCATGGTTCGATAAGTATATGAAGGACTAG